From a region of the Pan paniscus chromosome 19, NHGRI_mPanPan1-v2.0_pri, whole genome shotgun sequence genome:
- the LOC100970401 gene encoding keratin-associated protein 16-1, which translates to MSGSCCSRKCFSMPATSLCSTEVSCGGPICLPSSCQSQTWQLVTCQDSCGSSSCGPQCRQPSCPVSSCAQPLCCDPIICEPSCSVSSGCQPVCCEATTCEPSCSVSSCYQPVCFEATICEPSCSVSNCCQPVCFEATICEPSCSVSSCAQPVCCEPAICEPSCSVSSCCQPVGSEATYCQPVLCVPTSCQPVLCKSSCCKPVVCEPSCCSAVCTLPSSCQPVVCEPSCCQPVCPTPTCSVTSSCQAVCCDPSPCEPTCSESSICQPATCVALVCEPVCLRPVCCVQSPCEPPCVPSTCQEPSCCVSSICQPICSEPSPCSPAVCVSSPCQPTCYVVKRCRSVCPEPVSCPSTSCRPLSCSPGSSASAICRPTCPRTFYIPSSSKRPCSATVSYRPVSRPICRPICSGLLTYRQPYMTSISYRPACYRPCYSILRRPACVTSYSCRPVYFRPSCTESDSCKRDCKKSTSSQLDCVDTTPCKVDVSEEGPCQPTEAKPISPTTREAAAAQPAASKPANC; encoded by the coding sequence ATGTCTGGCAGTTGCTGTTCTAGGAAATGCTTCTCCATGCCAGCCACCTCTCTCTGCTCCACTGAGGTGAGCTGTGGAGGCCCCATCTGCCTGCCCAGTTCCTGCCAGAGCCAGACATGGCAGCTGGTGACTTGTCAAGACAGCTGTGGATCATCCAGCTGTGGGCCACAATGCCGTCAGCCCTCCTGTCCTGTGAGTAGCTGTGCCCAACCCCTGTGCTGTGATCCTATCATTTGTGAGCCTTCTTGCTCCGTGAGCAGCGGCTGCCAACCCGTGTGCTGTGAGGCCACCACCTGTGAGCCTTCTTGCTCCGTGAGCAGCTGCTACCAACCTGTGTGCTTCGAGGCCACCATCTGTGAGCCTTCTTGCTCAGTGAGCAACTGCTGCCAACCTGTGTGCTTCGAGGCCACCATTTGTGAGCCTTCTTGCTCCGTGAGCAGCTGTGCTCAACCTGTGTGCTGTGAGCCTGCTATTTGTGAGCCTTCTTGCTCCGTGAGCAGCTGCTGCCAGCCTGTAGGCTCTGAAGCCACTTACTGCCAACCAGTCCTCTGTGTGCCCACTTCCTGCCAGCCTGTCCTCTGCAAATCCAGCTGCTGCAAGCCAGTTGTCTGTGAGCCCAGCTGCTGTTCAGCTGTCTGCACCCTGCCTAGTTCCTGCCAACCTGTGGTCTGTGAGCCTTCCTGCTGTCAGCCGGTGTGCCCGACACCTACCTGCTCTGTGACCAGTAGCTGCCAGGCTGTCTGCTGTGACCCCAGCCCTTGTGAGCCAACTTGCTCAGAGTCTAGCATCTGCCAGCCAGCTACGTGTGTGGCTCTGGTCTGTGAGCCAGTTTGCCTCCGCCCTGTCTGCTGTGTTCAGAGCCCGTGCGAGCCACCTTGTGTCCCCAGCACTTGCCAAGAGCCTTCTTGTTGTGTCTCCAGTATCTGCCAACCCATCTGCTCTGAGCCCAGCCCCTGCTCACCAGCTGTCTGTGTGTCCAGTCCATGCCAACCTACTTGCTATGTAGTCAAGCGCTGTCGTTCTGTCTGCCCTGAGCCAGTTTCCTGCCCATCTACCTCCTGCCGACCTCTTTCCTGCAGTCCAGGGTCTTCTGCATCTGCCATCTGCCGACCAACTTGTCCTAGGACTTTCTACATACCCAGTTCCAGCAAACGGCCTTGCAGTGCTACGGTTTCCTACCGCCCGGTCTCCCGTCCGATCTGCCGCCCAATCTGCTCTGGACTCCTCACCTATAGGCAGCCATACATGACATCCATCTCCTACCGTCCTGCCTGCTATCGCCCATGCTACTCCATCCTGCGCCGCCCAGCCTGTGTCACTTCCTACTCTTGCCGCCCAGTCTACTTCCGCCCATCTTGCACTGAGTCTGACTCTTGCAAACGGGATTGCAAAAAATCCACTTCCAGCCAACTGGATTGTGTTGACACAACCCCCTGCAAGGTGGATGTCTCAGAAGAGGGTCCCTGCCAGCCCACTGAAGCCAAACCCATCAGCCCAACCACCCGTGAGGCCGCAGCAGCTCAGCCTGCTGCCAGCAAGCCTGCCAACTGCTAA
- the KRTAP29-1 gene encoding keratin-associated protein 29-1 produces the protein MADDCCPGNTTAIPAVPTVTTYPVKGGFRHALCLPSSCHSRMWQLVTCQESCQPSIGAPSGCDPASCQPTCLPATSCVGFVCQPMCSHAACYQSGTGQSPCLVSSCQPSCSESTCCQEKCCDASPCQQSSCQESVCMSGSCQAACGQSVCCDAGSCQPSCSEVTSCPETSCLPTICTASPCQPTWCQGSSCQPVSGEGQPCKSTYYQPICYIFKPCQSALYMPVPCQPSTCVFSSCNTTCCVPSHCQPLHCQLVPSTCFIYQPVANCQAPCSTKNCCKPASCDTVISGQRTCDGPPSYNQSGCKSACCVTGLGTSPSSGSNCLPTSCQPSCESSFCKATLC, from the coding sequence ATGGCAGACGACTGTTGTCCTGGAAACACCACAGCCATTCCAGCTGTGCCCACCGTCACCACATACCCAGTTAAAGGTGGCTTTCGACATGCTCTCTGTTTGCCTAGTTCCTGCCACAGCAGAATGTGGCAACTGGTCACATGCCAAGAAAGCTGTCAGCCATCCATTGGTGCCCCAAGTGGCTGTGATCCTGCTTCGTGTCAACCTACCTGCCTTCCAGCAACGTCTTGTGTGGGATTTGTTTGCCAACCTATGTGCTCCCACGCAGCCTGCTATCAGTCTGGCACTGGTCAGTCTCCTTGTCTGGTTAGCTCATGTCAGCCATCCTGCTCGGAATCTACTTGTTGTCAGGAAAAGTGCTGCGATGCCAGTCCCTGCCAGCAAAGCTCCTGCCAGGAATCTGTCTGCATGTCTGGATCATGTCAGGCAGCTTGTGGCCAATCAGTCTGCTGTGATGCTGGATCCTGCCAGCCATCCTGCTCTGAAGTGACCTCCTGTCCGGAAACTTCTTGCCTACCAACCATCTGTACAGCTAGTCCATGCCAACCAACTTGGTGCCAAGGAAGTTCATGTCAACCCGTCAGTGGTGAAGGCCAGCCCTGTAAATCAACTTATTATCAACCCATCTGCTATATTTTCAAGCCTTGCCAATCAGCCCTCTACATGCCTGTTCCCTGCCAGCCATCGACTTGTGTGTTCAGTTCTTGCAATACTACTTGCTGTGTGCCTTCCCATTGCCAGCCACTTCACTGCCAACTGGTTCCTTCCACATGCTTCATCTACCAGCCAGTGGCTAACTGCCAGGCCCCTTGTTCCACAAAGAACTGTTGCAAACCAGCTTCTTGTGACACTGTGATTTCTGGCCAACGAACTTGTGATGGACCCCCTTCCTATAACCAGAGTGGCTGCAAATCAGCTTGCTGTGTGACTGGTTTAGGCACATCACCCAGTAGTGGCTCCAATTGCTTGCCGACTTCATGCCAACCCAGCTGTGAGTCCAGCTTCTGCAAGGCAACACTTTGTTAA
- the LOC117976718 gene encoding keratin-associated protein 9-7, which produces MTHCFSPCCQPTCCRTTCRQPTTVTTCCSTPCCQPSCCVSSCCQPCCHPTCCQNTCCRTTCCQPTCVTSCCQPSCCNTPCCQPTCCGSSCCGQTSCGSSFCQPSSCAPVYCRRTCYHPTTVCLPGCLNQSCGSSCCQPCCRPACCETTCCRTTCFQPTCVTSCCQPACC; this is translated from the coding sequence ATGACCCACTGTTTCTCCCCTTGCTGTCAGCCTACCTGCTGCAGGACCACCTGCCGGCAGCCCACCACTGTGACCACCTGCTGCAGCACACCCTGCTGCCAGCCCTCCTGCTGTGTGTCCAGCTGCtgccagccttgctgccacccaACTTGCTGTCAAAACACCTGCTGTAGGACCACCTGCTGCCAGCCTACCTGTGTGACCAGCTGCTGCCAGCCTTCCTGCTGCAACACACCCTGCTGCCAGCCCACCTGCTGTGGGTCCAGCTGCTGTGGCCAAACCAGCTGTGGGTCCAGCTTCTGCCAGCCCAGCTCCTGTGCACCCGTCTACTGCAGGAGAACCTGCTACCACCCCACAACTGTCTGCCTGCCTGGTTGCCTAAACCAGAGCTGTGGCTCCAGCTGCTGCCAGCCCTGCTGCCGCCCAGCCTGCTGTGAGACAACCTGCTGCAGGACCACTTGCTTCCAGCCCACCTGTGTGACCAGCTGCTGTCAGCCTGCTTGCTGCTGA
- the LOC112437580 gene encoding keratin-associated protein 9-7, producing MTHCCSPCCQPTCCRTTCCRTTCWQPTTVTTCRSTPCCQPSCCVSSCCQPCCHPTCCQNTCCRTTCCQPTCVTSCCQPSCCSTPCCQPSCCGSSCCGQTSCGSSCCQPSSCAPVYCRRTCYHPMTVYLPGCLNQSCGSSCCQPCCRPACCETTCCRTTCFQPTSVISCCQPSCC from the coding sequence ATGACCCACTGTTGCTCCCCTTGCTGTCAGCCTACGTGCTGCAGGACCACCTGCTGCAGGACCACCTGCTGGCAGCCCACCACTGTGACCACCTGCCGCAGCACACCCTGCTGCCAGCCCTCCTGCTGTGTGTCCAGCTGCtgccagccttgctgccacccaACTTGCTGTCAAAACACCTGCTGCAGGACCACCTGCTGCCAGCCCACCTGTGTGACCAGCTGCTGCCAGCCTTCCTGCTGCAGCACACCCTGCTGCCAGCCCTCCTGCTGTGGGTCCAGCTGCTGTGGCCAAACCAGCTGTGGGTCCAGCTGCTGCCAGCCCAGCTCCTGTGCACCCGTCTACTGCAGGAGAACCTGCTACCACCCCATGACTGTCTACCTGCCTGGTTGCCTCAACCAGAGCTGTGGCTCCAGCTGCTGCCAGCCCTGCTGCCGCCCAGCCTGCTGTGAGACCACCTGCTGCAGGACCACTTGCTTCCAGCCCACTTCTGTGATCAGCTGCTGTCAGCCTTCTTGCTGCTGA